One window of the Rhipicephalus sanguineus isolate Rsan-2018 chromosome 4, BIME_Rsan_1.4, whole genome shotgun sequence genome contains the following:
- the LOC119391800 gene encoding uncharacterized protein LOC119391800 produces MASGDLLVEVKDKSQYQKLTNLVAFGDQPITVTAHSTMNTVKGVVSDDDLMDLTDELLAGWKDENVVQVQRIKIRRDNREILTRHIIVTFNSSTLPDEIETGYLKLHVRPYIPNTRRCFKCQRFGHASQSCRGQLTCAKCSAKGHSADDDCNAEAHCANCDGDHPAYSRSCTAWRKKIIIIKYKENISFCEARQRLSPYLAKKSSFAEVVQRGPAPQRHQAAVQATRSVLRRPPLAPTVGAATAALPSPNVATLEASPRPGTSRDSSEAKEVLPTSSLVGSKASFAKTKPTQRHHRSLEQLSDVSHEAMDTTSSPAVQAAPKERRDTLDRSKKSKTPITGPEKGPVK; encoded by the coding sequence ATGGCCAGTGGGGACCTGCTGGTTGAAGTTAAAGATAAGTCGCAGTATCAAAAATTGACGAACCTTGTAGCGTTTGGGGACCAACCGATAACTGTCACCGCCCACAGCACAATGAACACGGTGAAGGGTGTCGTGTCAGACGATGACCTCATGGACCTTACTGATGAACTCCTGGCCGGCTGGAAGGATGAGAATGTTGTACAGGTACAACGAATAAAAATCAGACGAGACAACAGGGAAATACTCACTAGGCACATAATCGTTACCTTCAACTCTAGCACACTTCCAGACGAAATAGAAACAGGCTACTTGAAGTTGCACGTCAGACCATACATTCCGAACACaaggcgctgcttcaagtgccaaaggtttggccATGCatcacagagctgccgagggcagcttacttgtGCTAAGTGCAGTGCTAAGGGACACTCTGCTGATGACGACTGCAATGCTGAAGCTCACTGTGCAAATTGTGATGGTGACCACCCGGCGTACTCGAGATCCTGCACAGCTTGGAGAAAAAAGATCATCATTATCAaatataaagaaaacataagCTTCTGCGAAGCCAGACAGCGTCTCTCACCGTACCTTGCTAAAAAGTCAtcattcgccgaagtggtgcaacggggACCAGCACCACAACGGCATCAGGCGGCCGTCCAGGCCACGCGTAGTGTGCTGAGGCGACCGCCCCTCGCCcccacggtgggagcagccacgGCTGCCCTACCCTCCCCTAACGTGGCCACACTGGAGGCCTCTCCTAGACCTGGCACCAGCCGGGACAGCTCAGAGGCCAAAGAGGTCCTGCCGACCTCTTCTCTGGTGGGGTCAAAGGCCTCGTTTGCCAAGACGAAGCCTACACAACGCCATCATCGCTCGCTAGAGCAACTGTCCGACGTCtcgcacgaggcaatggacactacttcTAGCCCAGCGGTGCAGGCAGCGCCTAAGGAGCGGCGAGAcactctcgaccgctccaaaaaaagcAAAACCCCAATTACAGGGCCAGAAAAGGGTCCTGTAAAATAA